One window from the genome of Anopheles merus strain MAF chromosome 3R, AmerM5.1, whole genome shotgun sequence encodes:
- the LOC121595429 gene encoding uncharacterized protein K02A2.6-like, producing the protein MGHKEGYCSSAFRWNASRRKSAIRSVTIMEVGNGRGRNIDVLINRTRVRMMVDTGADITIVSSRLWQQMGEPVLKPSTIMARTASGEQLNLPGEFTAEITLAQQREDCVIRVASENLSLFGRDAMDIFNLWNVPLATVCNQLSSVSMGSNYFKDFEDLFLDEPGCCKKGRIQLVLKEGAIPVFRPKRPVAYAMMAAVNGELDRLEREGIITPVDYSSWAAPIVVVRKANGSIRICGDYSTGLNDALQPHQYPIPRPEDIFTALGQSKIFSQIDLSDAFLQVEVEENCRELLTVNTHRGLYVYNRLPPGIKSAPGPSSNSWTLCCRD; encoded by the coding sequence ATGGGACACAAAGAAGGCTACTGTAGCTCGGCATTTCGTTGGAACgcgagcagaagaaaaagtgCGATCAGAAGCGTTACGATTATGGAAGTTGGAAACGGGCGAGGAAGAAACATCGATGTGCTGATAAATCGAACTAGGGTGAGAATGATGGTGGATACCGGCGCAGACATAACCATCGTTTCATCGAGATTGTGGCAACAGATGGGGGAACCAGTGTTGAAACCATCAACGATAATGGCAAGAACGGCATCGGGGGAGCAGCTGAATCTACCTGGGGAGTTTACTGCTGAAATTACACTAGCCCAACAACGCGAAGATTGTGTGATACGAGTGGCCTCGGAGAACCTCTCACTTTTTGGAAGAGATGCGATGGACATTTTCAACCTCTGGAACGTACCGCTGGCAACTGTTTGCAACCAACTGTCTTCGGTGAGCATGGGTTCTAACtattttaaagattttgaaGATCTATTTTTAGATGAACCAGGATGCTGCAAGAAAGGAAGAATCCAGTTGGTCCTAAAAGAAGGCGCGATTCCAGTTTTTCGTCCTAAGAGACCGGTGGCGTACGCTATGATGGCAGCTGTTAATGGAGAACTGGATCGGCTGGAGCGAGAGGGAATTATCACCCCCGTAGATTATTCGTCATGGGCCGCGCCTATTGTGGTAGTGCGCAAGGCCAACGGATCAATACGCATCTGTGGAGACTATTCTACGGGGCTGAACGATGCGTTGCAACCCCATCAGTATCCGATTCCGCGCCCTGAAGACATTTTTACCGCATTAGGACAGTCGAAAATTTTTAGTCAAATAGACCTATCAGACGCTTTTCTCCAAGTAGAGGTAGAGGAAAATTGTCGCGAGCTCCTTACCGTGAATACCCATAGGGGTTTATATGTATACAATCGCCTTCCACCCGGTATAAAATCTGCGCCAGGGCCTTCCAGCAACTCATGGACACTATGTTGTCGGGATTGA